Genomic window (Vibrio gallicus):
CTTCCAATGGCTCGCCACGACGAAGTAGAGCATTACCACCAAGGGCAACGACAACAGTTTGTTTTGCCATAATTTTTACTCTCTATAATAAGTGGGGCTTTCGCCCCAGCTTGGACCATTGAATTAGATGCCATCACGCTCGATTGGGCAGCTCATGCAGCGAGCGCCACCTCGTCCACGACCAAGCTCATCGCCAGGAATAGGGAGTACAGTGATACCAGCTTTATCATATTTTTCATTGGTATAGGTGTTACGCTCGTATCCGATTACAACTCCAGGGCGAACGGTCAAGACGTTGTTCGCATCGTTCCATTGCTCACGCTCCGCTTCAAAGCTATCACCACCAGTGGTAATCAGATTCAACTTATCGACATGCAGTGCTTTTTCAATTGTGTGAATATATGAGTCTTGTTGTTTCGCCGTTACTCGGCCAGATTCATCACCAGTTAAACTCCACGTTTTCACATCATCAGGGATAACATTTGGATAGACAGAGAAAGTGTCTTCACGCATGTGAGTCATCACTGTATCTAGATGCATACATGAGCGGTCTTTCGGTAGCTCAAGAGCAATAACTTGCTTCGCTTGTCCGTGTTTGAATAGGTTTGATGCTAATTGTTCAACGCCTTGTGGGGTTGTACGCTCAGACATGCCAATCAATACAGCACCTTTACCGATAACCAATACATCACCACCTTCAATGGTTGAGTGATCATAGGTTTGTTGCTCATCACCAAAGTACTTAATGAAGTCTTGGCCTGCAAAAGTAGGGTGCCAGCGATAAATAGCACGGACATGATTAGTTTCACGTTGGCGAGCGACTTTTGCCATTGGGTTAATAGAAACACCACCGTAAATCCAGCAAGATGTGTCTCGCGTAAATAGATGGTTAGGTAGAGGGTCAATAATAAAGTCTGTTGGTTTAGACATTGAGTTAAGAATTGCAGAAGACTGCATTGGCATCTGACCGAAAGCTAGGCCGCCAGTTAGAATCTTCGCCAGCTCAAGGTTTGGCATATCAGCAAGGTAGCAGCGAACGTCATTAGCAAACATTGGCCCAAGGCGCATATCAGAGATTTGTGTTTGTAGTAACCATTCTTTAGCTTCAGAGACTGCAAGTGTTTCAGCGAGTAAATTGGTAAGAAGAAGAACCTCGACTCCTTGATCTCTTAACGTGTTTGCAAAAATATCATGTTCTTCACCTGCGCGCTCTACTGCAAGCACGTCATCAAATAATAAATCATGACAGTTAGAAGGAGTTAAATGTGTAAGGGAACGCTTTGGACGATGAAGAAGAACTCTTCGTAATTGCCCAACTTCTGAGCCTACATAGAATTTGCTCATATTATTATCTCTCTTATTATTTTGTGTGTTCACGTTATTTTCGTGTGGGTTTAACTAATTAAATCCCCGTTCTTTTCTGGAATTAATACTACTCCTAGGTTGCCATTTGTCACGAGAGGTTAATCACACATTTATTTAAAATAACCGATGCATTATTGTTTCTTCTGTTAACAATTAATATTCATTTTCACATGAGTGAATAACTAATTATCTATGCATTAAAAATGACTCCATAATCAGTTGTCGTTGTTAAGTTATTGTTTTTGAGTGATTTATTGAGGTGATATGTGATTATTCGTATTGTTTGTATGCATTCAGGTGCGCGTAATCTGCATAAAGTATCTAGGTGTAGTTGGTTGTAACATTTCGTTAACTTTAAATGTGAAAGTAAATTGATTTTAATCAATTTGAGTTATATTTAATTCAACTTCTTAATTAAATATAACTAGAAATAGAATGGGAGATATATTTATTTAGGTAAATATTAATAACGAATAAAACACATTACTTATTCTATTTAACCTAATTTATATTTGTGAACTTGGTATTAATTATTATATGTATTTAATTAAATGAGCGGTGTATCGATGTATCGATGATGCGATCCACAGAACCAAAGGACCATAGGGCCACAGAACCGCACTTCCTCCCCCGTCATGCCGGTGGTCTTTTAAGCCGGAATCTGTGGTAGCTCGGTGCGTGTTTGAGTGCGGTGCACCTTGTTTGAGTTCGAGTACACACAGAGCCCCCTGCGCGGGGAAGACAGAGGAAGAGCGTATCGGTGAGTCGATGTATCTATGATGCGATCCACAGAACCAAAGGACCATAGGGCCACAGAACCGCACCTCCTCCCCCCGTCATGCCGGTGGTCTTTTAAGCCGGCATCTGTGATAGCTCGGTGCCTGTTTGAGTGCGGTATACCTTGTTTGAGTTCGAGTACACACAGATCCCCACCTGCGCGGGGAAGACGGAGGAAGAGCGTATCGGTGAGTCGGTGTATCGATGATGCGATCCACAGAACTAAAGGGCCACAGGGCCACAGAACCACAGAACCACAGAACCGCACTTCCTCCCCCCGTCATGCCGGTGGTCTTTTAAGCCGGCATCTGTGATAGCTCGGTGCCTGTTTGAGTGCGGTATACCTTGTTTGAGTTCGAGTACACACAGAGCCCCCTGCGCGGGGAAGACAGAGGAAGAGCGTATCGGTGAGTCGATGTATCGATGATGCGATCCACAGAACCAAAGGACCATAGGGCCACAGAACCGCACCTCCTCCCCCCGTCATGCCGGTGGTCTTTTAAGCCGGCATCTGTGGTGGCTCAGTGCCGTTTGAGAGCGGTATACCTTATTTTAGTTCGAGTACACACAGATCCTCACCTGCGCGGGGAAGACGATAGAAGAGCGTATCGGTGAGTCGATGTATCGATGATGCGATCCACAGAACCATAGGGCCACAGAACCACAGAACCACAGAACCGCCCCTCCCATCCCCCGACAAAAAAGGGTGCGAGAAAAACGTAAAAAGCCACCCGAAGGTGGCTTTTACACAGACAAAGGTGAAATTAGATAAGCGCGCCTACGCTCAACACTGCCATGCAGAATACCGTTAGGATCCCAATCAGAGGCATTACCCATTTAACCCAACGTACATAAGGGACACGAGCAATTGCTAGACCGCCCATAACCACAGCAGAAGTTGGTGTAATGAGGTTTACTAGACCTGCGGCAGACTGATAAGCCGTGATAACAAGTTCACGCCCTACGCCAGCAAAGTCAGCAAGTGGAGCCATAATCGGCATGGTAAGCACTGCTAGACCAGATGTTGACGGTACTAAGAACGACAGTAGTACCTCGATGAAGAACATTACGTTGATAAAGACTACTGAAGACAGGCCAGTAATCAGCTGTTCAGCGTTGAACAAAATGGTGTCAGTGATCATGCCATTGTCCATGACAACAACAATACCGCGTGCAATACCGATAATAAGAGCGACACCAAGTAGGTCTCGTGCACCGTCGATAAAGCTATTGGTGAAGTCTTCTTCGCTCATGCGCGACACAAGGCCGACAATGATTGAAGCGGCAATAAACATTGCTGAAATTTCAGCCATCCACCAACCTGCAACCGCAACACCGTATATCATTACACCGAATGACGCAGCAAAGATGCTAAGTATCAGCTTACGTGTGCCGGTAAACTCAAGTTGTTCAGTGCCTTTGTTACCCAAAAAGTGCGCTTGGTTCTCTTCAAATTTGTCGTAAACAACAGATTTAGTCTCGTCTTGGCGAACCATGCGTGCATAGCGCATTACATAAGCCACACAGATTAGCCAACCTACAACCAGCATAAATACGCGCAGCATAATGCCTTCTGTAAATGGTATAGCTGAAGCGTTAGCCGCGATTACAGTTGCAAACGGGTTGATGGTTGAGCCAAGCACACCGATACCAGCGCCAAGGAGGATTGTTGCTGCTGCAACCATAGGGTCAAAACGGGCTGCCATCATCACTGGGACGAGTAGGGCATAGAAAGGAAGAGACTCCTCGGCCATACCATAGACAGTACCGCCTGCGGCAAACAGTGCCATTAGTATGGGAATCATCAGCTCTTCACGGCCTTGAAGCCTCGCAGTTACTCGTTCTATACCTGCATCAATTGCACCTGTCTTAGTCACTAAACCAAGAAAGCCGCCAATAATTAGGATAAATAGAGAAACATCAATAGCAGCGGCTTCGTAGCTACTGTGGTCATAGAAGCCATCAATAGGTGCTAATAGGACATCTACCACGCCTTGTGGATTTGCGTCCACAGCTTGATAAGTACCCGTAACAGGCACTTCACGTCCGAGCTCTTCGTTCATCTCGCGATTGTACTGACCCGCAGGAATAATCCACGTCATCAGTGCTACAAGCGCAATCAGCGCGAATAGTATTGTATATGCTGAAGGAAATTTAAAATTGGCAAAGAAACCATTTTTTTTCGCTTCGGGTAGTGTTTGCGTTGTCATTGCTTATCTCCTGATCACAACTTGAATCAAAAATTCCATGTAGTTCCGGTGAACTACAAGTTGTTTAGAAAAGAACGGAAGATCTAAGCATTAAACATTACCCAGCCATTTTACGGTTATTTGGCAAAGTAGAATGTCTGCTGGTTCACATCTTTAGAGGTTGTTATTTGGTGGTTTTTTCTGTGTTTGGTGCTACTTGGATAAATATCTATCGATATGGGAGAACATGCATTGACATGTATTGAATACCGACTATCTTTTGAAATGTTATTCATCGTAACTTGTTGTGTGTCAAGGAGGATTTCATTATGAACTGTGCCGTTAATCACAAAAGCAAACTCCCTTATGACCGTGGCGGTGGATGATTCTTATCAAATTTAGCTCATCTTTAAAGAAGCCGATAGGTCAGTGCTTCAGCCAACCAAACAAAATTTTTACCTGATCTATATCAAAGAATGAGTCATTGTTTTTTTTAGCGGTTTTATTGATGTCGTTATTCCGATGTGGTTATGCAATAGCGGTGTTATGTGCCTATAAGTAATACAAATGAAATGGTGTTATTACACCAAAATCCATAGGGGTATATATTCATATTTTGGTTTGAAAACGCACCTTTTTGATTGAATAAGCTTCAAAAGATCAAAAAACTATGGTTGCGATCTCAAAAATGAAATGATTGATGTCGATATTTGGCGTTTTTATCACAGTAATTTAGGAGTAACTTTATCTCTAAGGGTGCAATAGTAAATGAGTTTTATATTACTACTGTGTCCTGATAAGAAATATATATGAATTGTCGTATGTATATTCTTAGCCACTAACAAACGAGGTTTATTATGAAACTGGATAGCGCTAACACGAGTATTATCGTTGCAGCCAAGAGAGTATTTCTCTGCCAGATAGTATTAGCCGTCGGAGTTGTTTTATACGAAGTGGTATTCGGGAATGAACTCGGATTGAAATCAGCCTTAGTTGGAAGTGCTATTGCAATAATTCCAGCATTACTAGGCTTTTATTATTCCAGTTTAAAAGTTCAAAGGAATCCTGATTATAGTCTTCGCGACTTAATGAAAATGAGTCGAGTCGTGAAGCTTATATATACGTTTGTTGCTTTTATCATCGCATTTAAAGTCTTAAATCTTGATAATCCAGTAATAATCGAAGCGTATATAGTGACTATGATTGGTCATTTCTTGACTCCGTTTATCGCGGACTCACAGTCGGAGTATGCGTAGCAATGGAACAAGTCACAACTGCTCATGATTATATTGAGCACCATTTAACGTTCTTAACCGTGGGTGACGGGTTTTGGGCAATCAACGTTGACTCAATGTTGATGGTATGGATAACAGGGTTGTTGTTTATCGGAGCATTCCGATATGTTGTAACCAAAGGTACTAGCGGTGTTCCAGGACGTTTTCAATGTCTTATCGAAGTAATCTTTGAGTTCGTTAATAATCTTGTTAAAGAAATCTTCCAAGCTGAGGATAAATTAGTTGGTCCGTTAGCATTAACCACCTTTGTATGGGTGCTGTTAATGAACGCAATTGACTTAATCCCAGTTGATTTTATCCCTCGAATCCTAGGTTCATTCGGTGTTACTCACTTTAGAGAGCTTCCAACCGCAGATGTAAATATCCCAATGTCTATGGCACTTGGCGTATTTGCGTTGCTATTGGGCTACACCTTCAAAAATAAAGGGCTAAAGGGTTTTATTAAAGAACTGACTACTCAACCTTTTGAGAATCCTCTTTTATACCCAGTAAACCTTGTTTTAGAACTAGTAACGTTAATTTCTAAACCTATCTCTCTAGGTCTACGACTATTTGGCAACATGTATGCAGGTGAAATGATTTTCATCCTTATCGCATTAATGCCGTGGTGGATGCAATGGGCACTTAGTGTTCCATGGGCATTATTCCATATCTTAATCGTATTCTTACAGGCATTTATTTTCATGGTTCTAACTATTGTTTATTTAGGTATGGCAGTAGAAGAACACTAAGTTTTATTTAACCGAATCAATTAACAAATTAAAGATTGGAGACATTCAATGGATATCGTAAGCGCAGTTTTATATGTAGCAGGTGCATTGCTAATCGGTCTAGGTGCGGCAGGTGCAGCTTCAGGTATCGGTAACTTGGCAGGTAAATACTTAGAAGGTGTTGCTCGTCAACCAGATCTAACTCCTATGCTTCGTACTCAGTTTTTCATCATGATGGGTCTTGTGGATGCGGTTCCTATGATCGGTGTTGGTATCGGTCTATACATCATCTTTGCTGTAGCGTAATCAAAGTAAACACCGATTTAGTCGTAATCAAGATTTAGTGAGGAAGCTATGAACTTAAATGCAAGTATGCTTGGCCAAGCAATCTCATTCGTGATTTTTGTTTGGTTATGCATGAAATATGTATGGCCACCTCTCACTGCGATGCTAGATGAACGCGAAAAGATGATTTCTGACGGTCTTCGTCATTCTGAGAATGCTGCAAAAGAGCTTGATATTGCAAAAGCAAATGCAGCAGACCTAGTTAACGAAGCTAAACGCAACGTGTCTGAGCTGATTGAGCAAGGCAACAAGCGTCGTAACGAGATCATCACTCAAGCTCAGCAAGATGCTGAGAAAGAGAAAGCACGCATCCTTGAGCAGGGAAGAGCTGAATTAGAAGGCGAACGCCAGAAAATTCGTCAAGAGCTTCAAGCGCAAATGGCTGATGCCGTTATCGAAAGTGCTCAAAAGTTGATTAATAAGAATCTAGATTCAGACGCGAACCGCGCTCTGGTTGATCAATTAATCAAAGAAATCTAGTAAGGGAGCGATATGTCAGAGAACACTAATATTGCTCATCCTTACGCTAAAGCATCGTTTGACTTTGCTTTAAGTGAGAACAAGTTACAAGAATGGCAGAAGATGCTGGAAGTTCTTGTGACCGTGGTAAATGAAGAAAGCATCGCGAATGCTATTGCTTCAGCCGACGGCGCTGGTGCTCAACAAGCAGAACAGATTGCGGACGTTATCCTCGAAATATGCGAAGGCATAATCGATGAACATGTACAGAACCTTATTAAGGTAATGTCAGAAAACGGCCGTTTGTCTATTGTTGACCAAATGTATCAGCTGTTTTGTGGGCTAAAGGATGAGTACGAACGTGTTATTCCTGTCACCGTCACAGTATCCGAGCCACTTTCAGAGCAGCAAGTATCTTCATTGACTGCTGCACTAGAGAAGAAATTAGAGCGTCAAGTTGAACTAGAGCAAGAGACTGATGCCACCCTAGTTGGCGGTATTGTCATCAAAGCGGGTGAGACCATTATCGATGGGTCGTTGAACACATCCATCGAACGTTTAGCTAGTCAACTTCGCGCGAGATAGGTAACGAATATGCAACTAAATTCAAATGAAATCAGCGATCTGATCAAAGAGAGAATCGCTCGATTTAATGTGAGCACTGAAGCTCGCAATGAAGGTACCATCGTATCTGTACGTGACGGTATCATCACCATCAACGGCCTAGCAGATGTCATGCAAGGTGAGATGATTGAACTGCCAGGTGGCAAATACGCACTTGCACTTAACCTTGAGCAATACTCTGTAGGTGCCGTGGTTATGGGCCCTTACACTGACCTTTCTGAAGGCATGAAAGTGAAAGGTACTGGTCGTATCCTTGAGGTTCCAGTAGGTAAAGGTCTGCTAGGTCGTGTTGTAAACACACTAGGTGAGCCTATCGATGGTAAAGGCGCTGTTAAAGCAGAGCAATTTAACTCTATCGAAATTATCGCACCGGGTGTAATCGAACGTAAATCAGTAGATCAACCTATCCAGACTGGTTATAAAGCTGTTGATACCATGGTGCCAATCGGTCGTGGTCAACGTGAGCTTATCATCGGTGACCGTCAAACTGGTAAAACAGCGATGGCGATCGATGCCATCATCAACCAGAAAGACTCTGGCGTTAAGTGTATCTACGTTGCTATCGGTCAGAAAGCCTCAACTATCGCTAACGTGGTACGTAAGCTTGAAGATCATGGCGCTCTTGAGAACACTATCGTTGTTGTAGCATCAGCTTCTGAATCAGCGGCACTTCAATACCTTGCTCCTTATGCAGGTTGTACCATGGGTGAATACTTCCGTGACCGTGGTGAAGATGCGTTGATCATTTATGATGATCTTTCAAAACAAGCAGTAGCTTATCGTCAAATTTCACTTCTTCTTAAACGCCCACCGGGTCGTGAAGCATTCCCTGGTGACGTTTTCTATCTTCACTCACGTCTTCTAGAGCGCGCAGCTCGAGTAAACGAAGAGTATGTAGAGAAGTTTACTAATGGCGAAGTGAAAGGTAAAACCGGTTCTCTAACCGCACTACCTATCATCGAAACACAAGCGGGTGACGTATCTGCGTTCGTACCAACTAACGTAATCTCTATCACAGATGGTCAGATCTTCCTTCAGACTCAACTGTTCAACTCAGGTCTACGCCCAGCGGTTGACCCAGGTATTTCGGTATCTCGTGTTGGTGGTGCAGCTCAGACTAAGATCATCAAGAAACTATCTGGTGGTATTCGTACTGCACTGGCTCAGTATCGTGAACTTGCAGCGTTTGCTCAGTTCTCTTCTGATCTTGATGAAGCTACGCGCAAGCAACTTGACCACGGTGAACGTGTTACAGAGCTGATGAAACAGAAGCAATACGCTCCTATGTCAGTTTCTGAGCAAGCACTGGTTATCTTTGCTGCTGAAAAGGGTTACTTGTCAGGTGTTGAACTGAAGCAAGTTGCGCGTTTTGAAGAAGAACTTCTTTCTTACGCTAAAGCTCAAAACCCTGGATTGATCGATACGATCAATGCAACGGGTGATTACAACGACGAAATCGAAGGCGCTCTACGTGAGATTCTGGAAGGTTTTGTGGCGTTGAAGCCTTGGTAATCGCTCCGGTTTGTTGACTGGAAATCCAAAACAAATAGGAGCAGATAATGGCTAATACAAAAGAGATTCGCACCAAGATCGGAAGTGTATCTAATACACAGAAGATCACCAGTGCTATGGAAATGGTTGCGGCAAGTAAGATGCGTAAAGTTCAAGACCGTATGGAGCTTACTCGCCCATACGCCGAGAGCATGCGTCAAGTTATCGCTCATGTCGCTTCAGGTACATTGGAGTATCAACACCCGTACCTTCAACAACGCGAACCAAAGCGTGTTGCTTACATCATCATCTCGTCAGACCGTGGTCTGTGTGGCGGTTTGAACAGTAACCTGTTCAAGCGTGTGCTAGAAGAGATGGAAGAATGGCGAGCAAAAGGTGTTGAAGTCGATACAACCTTAATCGGTTCAAAGGCTATCAACTTCTTCCAACGTATGGGAAATGTTGTTGCACAGACTTCAGGCCTAGGTGACGCACCGAAACTAGAAGAGATTCTAGGTACGGTAAACGCGATGTTGAATCACTACAATGAAGGCAAGATTGACAGTTTGTTTTTGGTTTACAACAAGTTTGTGAACACCATGGTGCAAGAGCCTACGACAGCACAACTGCTGCCGCACCCTTCAGATGTAAAACAGACCAACGAAGAGAAACGTTGGGATTACATCTACGAGCAGGCACCACGAGACATCCTTACTGATCTGCTGCATCGATATATCGAATCTCAGGTATATCAAGGCATTGTAGAAAGTATCGCGTGTGAGCAAGCAGCCCGAATGGTAGCCATGAAATCGGCGACCGACAATGCTGATCAATTGATTGAAAACCTTCAATTGGTATACAACAAAGCTCGTCAGGCTGCCATTACCCAAGAACTGAGCGAAATCGTTTCAGGCGCTCAAGCGGTTTAAGGGTTACGAAGAGAATTTGAGGATTTAGACATGAGTCTTGGAAAAATAGTTAAAGTGATCGGTGCGGTGGTTGATGTTGAATTCAGCCACAACAATGGTCCTCGCGTATATGACGCGTTGAAGGTAGTTGGTGCCGATTTAGGTTCACTAGTACTGGAAGTTCAACAACAAATGGGCGGTGGTATCGTTCGCTGTATCGCGATGGGTACTTCAGACGGCCTACGTCGTGGCCTACAAGTTGAAAATACTGGCGCAGCAATCACTGTACCTGTAGGTGAAGAAACTTTAGGACGTA
Coding sequences:
- a CDS encoding F0F1 ATP synthase subunit B, which codes for MNLNASMLGQAISFVIFVWLCMKYVWPPLTAMLDEREKMISDGLRHSENAAKELDIAKANAADLVNEAKRNVSELIEQGNKRRNEIITQAQQDAEKEKARILEQGRAELEGERQKIRQELQAQMADAVIESAQKLINKNLDSDANRALVDQLIKEI
- a CDS encoding ATP synthase subunit I, with amino-acid sequence MKLDSANTSIIVAAKRVFLCQIVLAVGVVLYEVVFGNELGLKSALVGSAIAIIPALLGFYYSSLKVQRNPDYSLRDLMKMSRVVKLIYTFVAFIIAFKVLNLDNPVIIEAYIVTMIGHFLTPFIADSQSEYA
- the atpB gene encoding F0F1 ATP synthase subunit A is translated as MEQVTTAHDYIEHHLTFLTVGDGFWAINVDSMLMVWITGLLFIGAFRYVVTKGTSGVPGRFQCLIEVIFEFVNNLVKEIFQAEDKLVGPLALTTFVWVLLMNAIDLIPVDFIPRILGSFGVTHFRELPTADVNIPMSMALGVFALLLGYTFKNKGLKGFIKELTTQPFENPLLYPVNLVLELVTLISKPISLGLRLFGNMYAGEMIFILIALMPWWMQWALSVPWALFHILIVFLQAFIFMVLTIVYLGMAVEEH
- a CDS encoding YfcC family protein; amino-acid sequence: MTTQTLPEAKKNGFFANFKFPSAYTILFALIALVALMTWIIPAGQYNREMNEELGREVPVTGTYQAVDANPQGVVDVLLAPIDGFYDHSSYEAAAIDVSLFILIIGGFLGLVTKTGAIDAGIERVTARLQGREELMIPILMALFAAGGTVYGMAEESLPFYALLVPVMMAARFDPMVAAATILLGAGIGVLGSTINPFATVIAANASAIPFTEGIMLRVFMLVVGWLICVAYVMRYARMVRQDETKSVVYDKFEENQAHFLGNKGTEQLEFTGTRKLILSIFAASFGVMIYGVAVAGWWMAEISAMFIAASIIVGLVSRMSEEDFTNSFIDGARDLLGVALIIGIARGIVVVMDNGMITDTILFNAEQLITGLSSVVFINVMFFIEVLLSFLVPSTSGLAVLTMPIMAPLADFAGVGRELVITAYQSAAGLVNLITPTSAVVMGGLAIARVPYVRWVKWVMPLIGILTVFCMAVLSVGALI
- the atpA gene encoding F0F1 ATP synthase subunit alpha, coding for MQLNSNEISDLIKERIARFNVSTEARNEGTIVSVRDGIITINGLADVMQGEMIELPGGKYALALNLEQYSVGAVVMGPYTDLSEGMKVKGTGRILEVPVGKGLLGRVVNTLGEPIDGKGAVKAEQFNSIEIIAPGVIERKSVDQPIQTGYKAVDTMVPIGRGQRELIIGDRQTGKTAMAIDAIINQKDSGVKCIYVAIGQKASTIANVVRKLEDHGALENTIVVVASASESAALQYLAPYAGCTMGEYFRDRGEDALIIYDDLSKQAVAYRQISLLLKRPPGREAFPGDVFYLHSRLLERAARVNEEYVEKFTNGEVKGKTGSLTALPIIETQAGDVSAFVPTNVISITDGQIFLQTQLFNSGLRPAVDPGISVSRVGGAAQTKIIKKLSGGIRTALAQYRELAAFAQFSSDLDEATRKQLDHGERVTELMKQKQYAPMSVSEQALVIFAAEKGYLSGVELKQVARFEEELLSYAKAQNPGLIDTINATGDYNDEIEGALREILEGFVALKPW
- the atpG gene encoding F0F1 ATP synthase subunit gamma translates to MANTKEIRTKIGSVSNTQKITSAMEMVAASKMRKVQDRMELTRPYAESMRQVIAHVASGTLEYQHPYLQQREPKRVAYIIISSDRGLCGGLNSNLFKRVLEEMEEWRAKGVEVDTTLIGSKAINFFQRMGNVVAQTSGLGDAPKLEEILGTVNAMLNHYNEGKIDSLFLVYNKFVNTMVQEPTTAQLLPHPSDVKQTNEEKRWDYIYEQAPRDILTDLLHRYIESQVYQGIVESIACEQAARMVAMKSATDNADQLIENLQLVYNKARQAAITQELSEIVSGAQAV
- the arcA gene encoding arginine deiminase; its protein translation is MSKFYVGSEVGQLRRVLLHRPKRSLTHLTPSNCHDLLFDDVLAVERAGEEHDIFANTLRDQGVEVLLLTNLLAETLAVSEAKEWLLQTQISDMRLGPMFANDVRCYLADMPNLELAKILTGGLAFGQMPMQSSAILNSMSKPTDFIIDPLPNHLFTRDTSCWIYGGVSINPMAKVARQRETNHVRAIYRWHPTFAGQDFIKYFGDEQQTYDHSTIEGGDVLVIGKGAVLIGMSERTTPQGVEQLASNLFKHGQAKQVIALELPKDRSCMHLDTVMTHMREDTFSVYPNVIPDDVKTWSLTGDESGRVTAKQQDSYIHTIEKALHVDKLNLITTGGDSFEAEREQWNDANNVLTVRPGVVIGYERNTYTNEKYDKAGITVLPIPGDELGRGRGGARCMSCPIERDGI
- the atpE gene encoding F0F1 ATP synthase subunit C, which codes for MDIVSAVLYVAGALLIGLGAAGAASGIGNLAGKYLEGVARQPDLTPMLRTQFFIMMGLVDAVPMIGVGIGLYIIFAVA
- a CDS encoding F0F1 ATP synthase subunit delta, translating into MSENTNIAHPYAKASFDFALSENKLQEWQKMLEVLVTVVNEESIANAIASADGAGAQQAEQIADVILEICEGIIDEHVQNLIKVMSENGRLSIVDQMYQLFCGLKDEYERVIPVTVTVSEPLSEQQVSSLTAALEKKLERQVELEQETDATLVGGIVIKAGETIIDGSLNTSIERLASQLRAR